In the genome of Chryseobacterium oryzae, one region contains:
- a CDS encoding o-succinylbenzoate synthase, with amino-acid sequence MTAKYYRHLLNFKRPSGTSRGVLLDKETFILEISDNQKKGIGECAVFRGLSFDDQPDYEEKLQWLCENIQQKPEILKEHLKNYPSIWFGYEQAMLNLKHSENVYFPSEFTEGKSAITINGLIWMGDADYMEEQIREKLQGGFHCIKLKIGVAWKSEHTILQKLREKFSKNQLELRVDANGGFNKEEAKTVLKQLANLEIHSIEQPIKAGNWKDIAELCSNTETPIALDEELIGILDIQKKQELLEIIRPQYIILKPALIGGFSGSDEWISLAEKHNIGWWITSALESNIGLNAISQYTFTKKSNMPQGLGTGNLFTNNFPSTLQLQGDKLFFENGIITTS; translated from the coding sequence ATGACAGCAAAATATTACAGACATCTATTAAACTTCAAACGCCCGAGTGGAACATCTCGTGGCGTTTTGCTTGATAAAGAAACCTTTATTCTCGAAATTTCCGACAATCAAAAAAAAGGAATTGGCGAATGTGCCGTTTTCAGAGGATTAAGTTTTGATGACCAACCCGACTATGAAGAAAAATTACAGTGGCTTTGTGAGAATATTCAGCAGAAACCTGAAATTTTAAAAGAGCATTTAAAAAACTACCCTTCTATTTGGTTTGGTTACGAACAGGCAATGCTTAATTTAAAACATAGCGAAAACGTATATTTTCCCAGCGAATTTACAGAAGGAAAATCGGCTATTACCATCAACGGACTTATCTGGATGGGAGATGCAGATTATATGGAAGAACAAATTCGTGAAAAACTGCAAGGTGGCTTCCACTGCATCAAACTGAAAATAGGTGTCGCCTGGAAATCTGAACATACAATTCTTCAAAAATTAAGAGAGAAATTTTCTAAAAATCAACTTGAGCTCCGTGTGGACGCCAATGGTGGTTTTAATAAAGAAGAAGCTAAAACAGTATTGAAACAATTAGCCAATCTAGAAATTCATTCCATAGAACAGCCTATAAAAGCTGGAAATTGGAAAGATATAGCAGAATTATGCAGTAATACGGAAACACCTATTGCACTGGACGAAGAACTGATAGGAATTTTAGATATTCAAAAGAAACAGGAGCTTCTGGAAATAATTCGTCCGCAATATATTATTCTAAAACCTGCATTAATTGGTGGATTTTCCGGTTCTGATGAGTGGATTTCGCTTGCAGAAAAACACAATATAGGTTGGTGGATTACCTCCGCTTTAGAAAGTAATATTGGGCTGAATGCAATTTCTCAATACACATTCACGAAGAAAAGCAATATGCCGCAAGGATTAGGTACAGGCAATTTATTTACAAATAATTTCCCCAGCACCTTACAATTACAAGGCGACAAACTTTTCTTCGAAAACGGTATTATTACAACTAGTTAA
- a CDS encoding aspartate kinase has translation MKIFKFGGASVKDAESVKNVSMVLESQGFEKCLLVISAMGKTTNELEKVVELYFSKQNYQTEIEKIKRKHIEIAEGLFPQNHAVFAEINLFFDDIDSFLRRNKSPNYNFVYDQVVSCGEMISTKIVSEYLNEIQFKNQWLDARDYIKTDNSYRDGIVNWEKTEEFIAHLSKDICYVTQGFIGSDENNFTVTLGREGSDYSAAIFAYCLNAEAMTIWKDVPGVMTGDPRKFDDVALLSNISYEEAIEMAYYGASVIHPKTLQPLKQKNIPFYVKSFVDPSKEGTKVGISDKNQNEESYILKEGQILLKISTRDFSFIAEDHMSLIFNNLAKYKIKVSLMQNSAISLELCLEDKFNNIDELNEELQKIFKTDVVKNVSLFTVRNAKKDNIDKFYQGKNVLLEQIAKNTLQMVTQ, from the coding sequence ATGAAAATTTTTAAGTTTGGTGGAGCGTCTGTAAAAGATGCTGAAAGTGTAAAAAACGTATCTATGGTTCTTGAAAGCCAAGGCTTTGAAAAATGTCTTCTTGTAATTTCTGCAATGGGCAAAACAACCAATGAGCTGGAAAAAGTTGTTGAGCTTTACTTCAGTAAACAGAACTACCAAACCGAAATTGAAAAAATAAAACGAAAACATATTGAAATTGCTGAAGGATTATTCCCTCAAAATCATGCTGTTTTTGCGGAAATAAACCTGTTTTTTGACGATATAGATTCTTTCTTAAGAAGAAATAAGTCTCCTAATTATAATTTTGTTTACGATCAGGTAGTAAGTTGTGGTGAAATGATTTCTACAAAGATTGTAAGTGAGTATCTTAATGAAATTCAGTTTAAAAACCAGTGGCTGGATGCAAGAGATTACATTAAAACCGATAACTCATACAGAGACGGTATTGTAAACTGGGAGAAAACGGAAGAATTTATTGCTCATTTAAGCAAAGATATATGTTATGTTACTCAGGGATTTATTGGGTCTGATGAAAACAATTTTACTGTAACTTTGGGGAGGGAAGGTTCAGATTATTCTGCTGCAATCTTCGCTTATTGCCTTAATGCCGAAGCAATGACGATTTGGAAGGATGTTCCGGGAGTAATGACCGGAGATCCAAGAAAATTTGATGATGTTGCCTTACTTTCTAATATTTCTTACGAAGAGGCAATAGAAATGGCTTATTACGGAGCAAGCGTAATTCATCCTAAAACTTTACAGCCATTAAAACAAAAAAATATTCCTTTTTATGTGAAGTCTTTTGTAGATCCGTCTAAAGAAGGTACTAAAGTTGGAATTTCAGATAAAAATCAGAATGAAGAATCTTATATCCTGAAAGAAGGACAGATTTTACTGAAAATTTCTACAAGAGATTTTTCATTTATTGCCGAAGATCATATGTCTTTGATTTTTAATAATCTGGCTAAATATAAAATTAAAGTTTCTCTCATGCAGAACTCTGCGATATCATTAGAATTATGCCTTGAAGATAAATTTAATAATATAGATGAACTTAATGAAGAGCTTCAGAAAATTTTCAAAACAGATGTTGTAAAAAATGTATCTTTATTTACGGTAAGAAATGCAAAAAAAGATAACATCGACAAATTTTACCAAGGAAAAAACGTATTATTGGAGCAAATAGCAAAAAATACGTTACAAATGGTAACACAATAA
- a CDS encoding glutamine--tRNA ligase/YqeY domain fusion protein encodes MEEEKKSLNFIEQIIEDDLTNGLKQEEIRFRFPPEPNGYLHVGHTKAICINFGLGEKYNAPVNLRFDDTNPEKEEQEFVDSIMKDVEWLGFKWDKVLYASDYFQQLYDWAVQLIKEGKAYVDEQPSEIITEQRKNPTEPGIESPYRNRPVEESLDLFERMKNGEFESGSMSLRAKIDMVSPNMNMRDPVMYRILNKPHHRTGTAWKIYPMYDWAHGESDYIEQISHSLCSLEFENHRPLYNWYLDQVYEEGKVKNKQREFARMNVSYMITSKRKLQRLIAENVVNGWDDPRMPTISGMRRKGFTPTSIRNFIDKVGVAKRENLIELQLLEFCVREDLNKIAKRVMTVVDPIKLIIENYPEGQEEWLETENNPEQENAGTREIPFSKELYIEREDFKEEANNKFFRLKLGGEVRLKSAYIIKGERVEKDENGNITTIYATYDEKSKSGSGTEESLRKVKGTIHWVSAKHAIPVEVRNYDKLFTVEQPDAEKDVDFLNFINPESVTTIQGFAEPSLKDVAVGEPLQFQRIGYFTKDQDSTDTQFVFNRTVTLKDSYKPE; translated from the coding sequence ATGGAAGAAGAAAAAAAATCACTCAATTTTATTGAGCAAATTATAGAAGATGATTTGACAAATGGTCTTAAACAAGAAGAGATCCGTTTCCGATTTCCACCCGAACCAAATGGTTATCTGCACGTTGGTCATACTAAAGCCATCTGCATCAATTTTGGTTTGGGAGAAAAATACAATGCACCCGTAAACCTTCGTTTCGACGATACAAACCCTGAAAAAGAAGAACAGGAATTTGTAGATTCTATTATGAAAGACGTTGAATGGTTAGGATTTAAATGGGACAAAGTCTTGTATGCATCCGATTACTTCCAGCAACTTTACGACTGGGCCGTTCAGCTCATAAAAGAAGGAAAAGCGTATGTGGATGAACAGCCATCTGAAATCATTACCGAACAAAGAAAAAATCCTACAGAACCAGGCATTGAATCACCATACAGAAACCGCCCTGTTGAAGAATCTTTAGATTTATTCGAGAGAATGAAAAACGGAGAATTCGAAAGCGGCTCTATGTCTTTGCGTGCAAAAATAGATATGGTTTCGCCGAATATGAATATGCGTGATCCTGTTATGTACAGAATTTTGAATAAACCTCACCACAGAACAGGAACTGCATGGAAAATATACCCTATGTACGACTGGGCACATGGAGAATCTGATTATATTGAGCAAATTTCGCATTCTTTATGTTCTTTGGAGTTCGAAAATCACAGACCTCTTTACAACTGGTATTTGGATCAGGTTTACGAAGAAGGAAAAGTGAAAAACAAGCAGAGAGAATTTGCAAGGATGAACGTTTCTTACATGATTACTTCCAAAAGAAAACTGCAAAGATTAATTGCTGAAAATGTAGTGAACGGATGGGACGATCCGAGAATGCCTACCATTTCCGGAATGAGGAGAAAAGGCTTCACACCAACTTCTATCAGAAATTTTATTGATAAAGTGGGAGTTGCCAAAAGAGAAAATTTAATAGAACTTCAGTTATTGGAATTCTGCGTTCGTGAAGATTTAAACAAAATCGCAAAACGTGTAATGACAGTAGTGGATCCCATAAAATTAATCATTGAAAACTATCCTGAAGGACAGGAAGAATGGCTGGAAACAGAAAATAATCCTGAACAGGAGAATGCGGGAACAAGAGAAATTCCTTTCTCTAAGGAATTGTACATCGAGCGTGAAGACTTTAAAGAAGAAGCGAATAATAAGTTTTTCAGATTAAAATTAGGCGGTGAAGTCCGTTTAAAATCTGCTTATATCATTAAAGGAGAGAGAGTAGAAAAAGACGAAAACGGAAATATCACAACTATTTATGCCACTTACGATGAAAAATCTAAGTCTGGGAGCGGCACAGAAGAAAGTTTGAGAAAAGTAAAAGGAACTATCCATTGGGTTTCTGCAAAACACGCTATCCCTGTAGAAGTGAGAAATTACGATAAATTGTTTACTGTAGAACAGCCTGATGCTGAAAAAGATGTAGACTTCCTTAATTTTATCAATCCGGAATCGGTAACCACCATTCAGGGGTTTGCAGAGCCGAGTTTAAAAGATGTGGCAGTTGGAGAACCTCTTCAATTCCAAAGAATTGGCTATTTCACTAAAGATCAAGACTCTACAGATACGCAATTTGTTTTCAACAGAACTGTTACTTTAAAAGATTCTTACAAACCGGAGTAA
- the fbp gene encoding class 1 fructose-bisphosphatase, translating to MSEQPLQTLGEFLIDKQDDFQYSTGEFSRLLSAIRLASKVVNREVNKAGIADIIGKAGNENIQGEEQQKLDVIANDIFITALSQREVVCGIASEENDDFIDIKCGENGHLSKYVVLIDPLDGSSNIDVNVSVGTIFSIYRRVTEPGTPVQIEDFLQKGINQIAAGYVIYGSSTMIVYTTGNGVNGFTLDPSLGTYYLSHPNMTFPKTGKIYSINEGNYIKFPQGVKNYLKYCQMEEGDRPYTSRYIGSLVADFHRNMLKGGIYIYPSYSQAPNGKLRLLYECNPMAFLAEQAGAKASDGFRRILEVEPTELHQRIPFFCGSVEMVEKAEEFMRIDSVK from the coding sequence ATGTCAGAGCAGCCATTACAGACCTTAGGGGAATTTCTTATTGATAAACAGGATGACTTCCAGTATTCTACGGGAGAATTTTCTCGACTTCTGAGTGCAATAAGACTAGCTTCTAAAGTGGTAAACCGTGAAGTAAACAAAGCAGGAATTGCAGATATTATCGGGAAAGCAGGAAATGAAAACATACAAGGTGAAGAACAGCAGAAATTAGATGTAATTGCCAATGATATTTTCATTACCGCATTATCTCAAAGAGAAGTTGTGTGCGGAATTGCTTCTGAAGAAAATGATGACTTCATCGATATTAAATGTGGCGAAAACGGACATCTAAGCAAATATGTTGTTCTCATAGATCCTTTAGACGGATCCTCCAATATTGATGTAAATGTATCTGTGGGAACTATTTTCTCTATTTACAGAAGAGTAACAGAGCCAGGAACTCCCGTTCAGATTGAAGATTTCTTACAAAAGGGAATCAATCAGATTGCGGCAGGATACGTTATTTATGGTTCTTCTACCATGATTGTTTATACTACCGGAAACGGAGTAAACGGCTTTACATTAGATCCTTCTTTAGGAACTTACTATCTTTCTCACCCGAATATGACTTTTCCTAAAACCGGAAAAATCTATTCTATTAACGAAGGAAACTACATTAAATTTCCTCAGGGAGTAAAGAATTATTTGAAATACTGCCAAATGGAAGAAGGAGACAGACCGTATACATCGCGATATATTGGCTCTTTGGTGGCAGATTTCCACAGAAATATGCTGAAAGGCGGAATTTACATCTATCCATCTTATTCTCAGGCACCTAATGGAAAACTTCGTTTATTATACGAATGCAATCCGATGGCATTTTTGGCAGAACAGGCGGGTGCTAAAGCTTCAGACGGATTCCGAAGAATTCTGGAAGTTGAACCTACAGAACTTCACCAAAGAATACCTTTTTTCTGTGGTTCTGTAGAAATGGTAGAAAAAGCAGAAGAATTCATGAGAATAGACAGCGTTAAGTAA